A genomic stretch from Astatotilapia calliptera chromosome 4, fAstCal1.2, whole genome shotgun sequence includes:
- the tanc2a gene encoding protein TANC2 isoform X1: MDCTAAILKACARSRAKWCCHGRSSVRHPWGPANGCGCGRGVFAGGFVNHTSSLLRRLLLHVCCCHSHEESSQLCRDWGDCPIQGVERDRRGRRQEEGEDEELGPPPSVDEAADALMTRLGFLLGEKVISGEPGSPYHAQDGQRMSPSSSLASSNTSPSSTLHPPTGAEGSSNNKHASPNHASVTSPTSTLESRDSGIIATLTSYSADSAAERDDGAKYAGECYHGSSLNLWQQGGRPVVASTSSTSVVASGSRNEGFLYRVDDSMAASTYSLNKLHPDRGTGLTQSSGSTYSIPLYFMPRPNSVAATSSAHLEDLAYLDEQQRHIPSRTSLRMPRQNSGIRSQQDHRAVRFTPSLNLKPLHFEVPGLSSDWLFTGREWLFQEMDTCLRSDDPATSRGAVIIGNMGFGKTAIIARLVALSCHGNRMWPNASSSQTINKHVETFSHDSLGRGGGGDEGGSGESCPGTPEMRRRQEEALRRLAGQVVSYHFCQADNCHTCLVPEFVHNMAATLSSAPQLATYRELLHRAPQLQSMLSLRSCIQDPISALQKGILEPLDALYRENKLHVEGAGLIVLIDGLNEAEFHRPDYGDTLTSFLSRTIQRFPSWLKVITTVRTSQQDITHSLPFHRISLDRMDENSAIDQDLQGYLMQRIHSSTEIQSNVSLSNGRLDNTALSKLISHLKSLSRGSYLYLKLILDLIEGGYLVLKSSSFKVVPVSLAEVYLLQLNMRFPTQSSFQRVLPLLNVTVASLHPLTDQQLFEVVNAGTLAGGSLEWAEFSQRLEQLSSFLLRRSDGSRMLNHTSFREWLMWREEGQDDRFLCDPRSGHTLLSFWLCRQAGKLTRQQTLELGHHILKAHIYKGLSRKLGVSSSVLQGLWLSYSTQSLSPVLASLRNLYTPNIKVSRLLIMAGADVDYCSDVLNNAPLLCVHAHLGHTDAVALLLDHGAQLDAWSHDGLTALGFAAAAGHLDIVTMLSQHRAKVGHVDGSGRCVLVHAAQRGHLEVLRFLLKRAEWSCTTCCGQKGASRSQAVQQALIAAASMGHTEMVSYLLDLPEEDEEGEERPEINTYDSLWGETALTAAAGCGCLSVCRLLLDQGAAVEQGNKQGVTPLFSAVRRGHWQVVELFLNQGVEVNMVDQQGRTSLMTAASEGHMSTAQLLLDHGASLEQTDREGLTALSWACLKGQLSLVRELVERGAATTHADRNGRTPLDLAAFCGDPDVVQYLVDHGASVEHVDCSGMRPLDRAVGCRNTSAVIALLKKGAKIGPATWAMATSKPDILMVLLSKLIQEGDKLYKQGKVREAAHSYQSALQKFPGDELKTFKQLRVCVLLNLSRCRRKMNDFSLAEEFATKALELKAKSYEAFYARARAKRSRRQFHAALEDLIEASRLCPSNREIQRLLSRVKEECRQAAQQKDIHPPSSNHVYQQNMSISEARSRDSGCLQVQDREGLTEEEEEEEKAESSFRERDSSPCHLQPAVQSLDTRCHSGVPSPSSLSPTHLYHHLPSPTHAASLSSPSHSAPPPPSTSYHDFSPTSSLIQHQQRGGIVSESMPTLSESGGVQNYPQSDLDQNQGVQRHPHLAGQRFQKQNPVQGHWLQPAKAQVVRTNQPSSSTHSSMVLGSSAYSQFAHLPKELAELGEGFCSNPMDVRPSPLAQPGLSSGASYVQDEEEEVDLVSQARGTSGYGKAAGAEWAGVNRFGQSRQFSRNQSKAAYYPLEVTEAAMGSSDRLQSSHDYQYQHQGGLRRPLSAHPTSSSGHSPRPLIHSQSVSVRFSPSSGSLATGQPANLGPGFRTSASVQHMDLPSDLASARSISGYHDDNFLIASPQSEICMSGGGTYPGEVGRSSRNTPFMGVIDKTARVHQQYQQQAPSSSASCLSPSRSWAVSSVDTVVTSPSKNPPPPQLSSFAYHNRSNNNAHNGHASYDNQLDFYDVTPGNVHQGEGSVQVACQNLSYMDVKVARTLPMIHSCSDRPTERRTGPTSPVKPKRPFVESNV, encoded by the exons GTGAAGATGAGGAGTTAGGACCACCCCCCTCAGTAGATGAGGCAGCTGATGCCCTGATGACGAGGCTTGgttttctacttggagaaaagGTCATCAGTGGAGAGCCAGGCTCCCCTTACCATGCTCAGGATGGGCAG AGGATGTCTCCTTCTTCCAGTCTGGCTAGTAGCAACACCTCGCCCAGTTCCACACTGCACCCTCCCACTGGTGCTGAAGGCAGTAGTAACAACAAGCACGCTTCCCCGAACCACGCCTCCGTCACCTCCCCCACCTCAACACTGGAGAGCAGAGACAGTGGGATCATAG CCACGCTGACTAGCTATTCTGCTGACTCAGCTGCAGAGAGGGATGACGGCGCTAAGTATGCAGGAGAATGTTACCATGGCAGCAGTCTCAACCTGTGGCAGCAGGGGGGTCGACCAGTGGTGGCGTCCACTTCGTCTACCAGTGTGGTAGCGTCAGGAAGCAGAAATGAGGGTTTTCTGTATAGGGTGGACGACAGCATGGCTGCCTCCACTTACAGCCTAAACAAACTCCATCCAGATCGAGGCACTGGCCTCACCCAGTCATCAGGTTCCACCTATTCCATCCCCCTCTACTTCATGCCTCGCCCTAATTCGGTTGCTG cCACTAGTTCAGCCCACCTTGAAGACCTGGCTTATCTTGATGAGCAGCAGAGACACATCCCTTCAAGGACATCCCTCAGAATGCCTAGACAGAATTCTGGGATTCGTAGTCAACAGGACCACAGAG CAGTTCGTTTCACTCCCTCTCTGAACCTGAAGCCGCTTCACTTTGAGGTTCCTGGTCTCTCATCTGATTGGCTcttcaccggcagggagtggcTCTTCCAAGAAATGGACACCTGCCTCCGCAGTGATGATCCAGCAACCAGCCGGGGCGCGGTTATCATCGGCAACATGGGATTTGGCAAAACGGCCATCATTGCTCGCTTGGTGGCACTTAGTTGTCATGGAAACCGTATGTGGCCAAATGCTTCTAGCAGCCAGACCATAAACAAAC ATGTGGAGACTTTTTCCCACGACTCCCTgggaagaggtggaggaggagatgaagggGGGTCAGGAGAAAGCTGTCCAGGCACACCAGAAATGAGGAGGAGACAGGAGGAGGCGCTGAGGAGGCTCGCGGGACAG GTAGTCTCATATCATTTCTGTCAGGCCGATAACTGCCACACCTGTCTCGTTCCGGAGTTTGTCCACAACATGGCGGCTACATTAAGCAGCGCGCCTCAGCTGGCCACCTATCGTGAACTACTGCACCGGGCGCCACAGCTCCAGAGCATGCTCAGTCTGCGCTCCTGTATCCAGGATCCGATCTCTGCCCTTCAGAAAGGAATACTAGAACCGCTCGATGCTCTCTACAGAG aaaATAAACTGCATGTAGAAGGGGCGGGCCTTATTGTACTGATTGATGGGCTAAACGAGGCAGAGTTCCACCGGCCGGACTACGGCGACACGCTGACCTCCTTTCTATCCCGAACCATCCAGAGATTTCCTTCCTGGCTGAAGGTCATTACCACTGTCAGGACCAGTCAGCAG GACATCACTCATTCTCTGCCCTTTCACCGCATCTCTTTAGACCGAATGGATGAGAATAGCGCCATAGACCAGGACCTGCAG GGTTACCTGATGCAGCGTATccacagcagcactgagatCCAAAGCAATGTGTCACTGAGCAATGGCCGCCTCGATAACACTGCACTGTCCAAACTGATCAGCCACCTGAAGAGCCTGAGCAGAGGCTCATATCTCTATTTAAAACTGATCCTGGACCTGATAGAGGGGGGATACCTTGTTCTGAAGAGCTCCAGCTTCAAG gtggttCCTGTGAGTCTAGCAGAGGTTTACCTGCTGCAGCTCAACATGCGCTTTCCCACCCAGTCATCCTTCCAGAGGGTTCTACCTTTACTCAACGTTACTGTGGCATCGCTGCACCCGCTGACTGACCAGCAG CTGTTTGAGGTGGTAAATGCGGGCACCCTGGCCGGAGGTTCGCTGGAGTGGGCGGAGTTCTCACAGCGCCTGGAGCAGCTCTCCTCGTTCCTTTTGCGGCGCAGCGACGGCAGTCGGATGCTAAACCACACCTCCTTCAGGGAGTGGCTCATGTGGAGGGAGGAGGGCCAGGATGACCGGTTCCTCTGCGATCCCAG GAGTGGCCACACTCTCCTGTCCTTCTGGCTCTGCAGACAGGCAGGAAAGCTGACCCGACAGCAGACACTGGAGCTCGGGCATCACATCCTGAAGGCGCACATCTACAAG GGCCTGAGTAGGAAGCTAGGGGTTTCCTCCTCAGTTCTGCAAGGGCTGTGGCTGTCATACAGCACCCAGAGCCTGAGCCCTGTTCTTGCGTCACTGCGCAACCTCTACACCCCCAATATCAAG GTGAGCAGATTGCTGATTATGGCTGGGGCTGATGTGGATTACTGTAGCGATGTCCTGAACAACGCCCCCCTGCTGTGTGTCCACGCTCACCTGGGCCACACTGATGCTGTAGCACTGCTGCTTGATCATGGAGCACag CTGGATGCTTGGTCACATGACGGTTTGACTGCACTGGGATTCGCTGCTGCAGCTGGTCACCTGGATATCGTCACAATGCTGAGTCAGCACAGAGCCAAG GTGGGTCACGTGGACGGCTCCGGTCGGTGCGTGCTGGTTCACGCAGCCCAGCGAGGCCACCTCGAGGTGCTGCGCTTTCTCCTAAAGAGGGCGGAGTGGAGTTGTACTACCTGCTGTGGACAGAAGGGGGCAAGCAGGAGCCAAGCAGTGCAGCAGGCTTTGATTGCTGCAGCCAGCATGGGACACACAGAG atggtGTCATACCTATTGGACCTTccagaggaagatgaagaaggGGAGGAGAGACCTGAGATCAACACATATGACAGTCTATGGGGAGAGACAG ctctgacagcagcagcaggatgtggctgtctgtctgtctgcaggctGTTGTTGGATCAGGGGGCAGCTGTGGAGCAAGGAAACAAGCAGGGTGTCACTCCACTTTTCAGCGCCGTGAGACGGGGTCACTGGCAG GTGGTGGAGTTGTTTCTGAATCAGGGGGTGGAGGTGAACATGGTGGACCAGCAGGGGCGAACATCTCTGATGACTGCAGCCTCAGAGGGACACATGAGCACTGCCCAGCTGCTGCTGGATCATG GAGCCTCCCTCGAACAGACCGACAGAGAAGGGCTAACGGCACTGAGCTGGGCGTGTCTAAAAGGCCAGCTCTCATTGGTCAGAGAGCTTGTGGAGAGAGGAGCAGCCACAACCCATGCAGACCGCAATGGACGCACGCCTCTGGATCTGGCTGCATTCTGCGGAGACCCAGATGTG GTGCAGTACCTTGTGGATCACGGTGCGTCAGTGGAGCATGTGGACTGCAGCGGGATGCGCCCTCTGGATCGAGCAGTCGGCTGCAGAAACACTTCTGCAGTCATCGCTCTACTGAAAAAGGGAGCCAAAATAG gaccTGCAACCTGGGCCATGGCGACCTCTAAGCCAGATATCTTAATGGTTCTGCTCAGTAAATTGATCCAAGAAGGAGATAAATTGTACAAG caaGGTAAAGTGAGGGAAGCCGCTCACTCCTATCAGTCAGCTCTCCAGAAGTTTCCAGGAGACGAGCTGAAGACGTTCAAACAGCTCAGGGTGTGCGTGCTGCTCAACCTCTCACGCTGCCGCCGCAAGATGAAC GACTTCAGCCTTGCTGAGGAGTTTGCTACCAAGGCCCTGGAGCTAAAAGCCAAATCTTATGAAGCCTTTTATGCCAGAGCCCGTGCCAAACGCAGCCGCAG ACAATTCCACGCTGCTTTGGAGGACCTGATTGAAGCCAGCCGTTTGTGCCCATCCAACCGGGAGATTCAGCGCCTGCTGTCACGGGTCAAAGAAGAGTGTCGGCAGGCTGCACAGCAAAAGGACATTCATCCTCCATCATCTAATCACGTCTATCAGCAGAACATGTCCATCAGCGAGGCCAGGTCTAGAGATTCAGGTTGTTTGCAGGTACAGGATAGAGAGGGGcttacagaggaagaggaggaagaggagaaagcaGAGAGCAGTTTCAGGGAAAGAGACTCCTCTCCCTGTCACCTTCAACCTGCGGTTCAAAGTCTTGACACCCGCTGCCACTCTGGGGTACCATCGCCCTCCTCCCTTTCCCCCACTCATCTGTATCATCACCTCCCCAGTCCCACCCACGCAGCCTCCCTTTCTTCACCTAGTCACTCTGCACCTCCCCCTCCTTCCACATCTTATCACGATTTCAGCCCTACTTCCTCCCTAATCCAGCATCAGCAGCGAGGTGGCATAGTGTCTGAAAGTATGCCTACATTGTCCGAAAGTGGAGGTgtacaaaactatccacagtcTGACTTAGATCAGAACCAGGGAGTCCAGCGTCACCCCCATCTGGCTGGTCAGAGGTTCCAGAAGCAGAACCCCGTCCAAGGCCACTGGCTCCAACCAGCCAAAGCACAGGTGGTCCGAACCAATCAGCCCAGTTCTTCTACCCACTCCAGCATGGTTTTGGGAAGTTCTGCCTATTCCCAGTTCGCCCATCTGCCCAAAGAACTAGCAGAGCTTGGGGAAGGCTTTTGCTCAAATCCTATGGATGTCAGGCCTAGCCCATTGGCTCAGCCTGGTCTGAGCTCTGGAGCTTCTTATGTacaggatgaagaagaagaagttgacCTGGTTAGCCAGGCCAGAGGCACATCTGGCTATGGGAAAGCAGCAGGAGCCGAGTGGGCGGGGGTAAACCGTTTTGGCCAGTCCCGTCAGTTCAGCCGTAACCAATCCAAAGCAGCCTACTACCCTTTGGAAGTTACAGAGGCAGCAATGGGGTCTTCAGATAGGCTTCAGTCATCGCACGATTATCAGTATCAACACCAGGGTGGTCTTCGACGTCCACTCAGTGCTCACCCAACCTCCTCCTCTGGTCATTCCCCTAGGCCTCTCATCCATTCCCAGAGTGTCAGCGTCCGTTTCTCCCCCAGCAGTGGTAGTCTTGCTACTGGACAGCCAGCTAATCTTGGGCCAGGCTTTAGGACATCGGCCTCTGTTCAGCACATGGATCTACCTTCAGATCTGGCCTCTGCTAGAAGCATTAGTGGTTACCATGATGATAACTTCCTGATCGCCTCTCCCCAGTCAGAAATATGCATGTCAGGAGGCGGGACTTACCCTGGAGAGGTGGGACGTTCATCTAGGAACACTCCTTTTATGGGAGTAATCGACAAGACGGCAAGGGTGCACCAGCAGTATCAGCAACAGGCTCCGTCCAGCTCAGCGTCCTGTCTCAGTCCGTCTCGCTCCTGGGCCGTGTCTTCAGTGGACACAGTTGTCACTTCGCCCAGCAAAAACCCCCCTCCACCCCAGCTCTCATCCTTTGCCTACCACAACCGCAGCAACAACAATGCCCACAATGGTCACGCCTCTTATGATAACCAGCTGGACTTCTATGACGTGACGCCAGGAAATGTTCATCAGGGTGAGGGCTCAGTGCAGGTTGCCTGTCAGAATCTCTCCTACATGGATGTGAAGGTGGCTCGGACGCTGCCCATGATCCACAGCTGCTCGGACAGACCGACTGAGAGACGTACGGGTCCTACGTCTCCGGTTAAACCAAAAAGACCCTTTGTAGAGTCCAATGTGTAA